A single Nocardioides bizhenqiangii DNA region contains:
- a CDS encoding SRPBCC family protein, translating into MSTTTATGRNEQRHGMPYLVMTRQFRAPIDDVWAAVTESDRLARWIGTWSGDPAEGEVTFQMRYEGDDVPSERFVIDECEAPHRLAITTEAPYEAEQVTWHLELDLAEADGVTTLTFAQSVPDPAMAESVGPGWDYYFDRMVVAETGGDVTAVVFDDYYPALSEHYKAEFGS; encoded by the coding sequence ATGAGTACCACGACCGCGACCGGCCGCAACGAGCAGCGACACGGCATGCCCTACCTCGTGATGACCCGCCAGTTCCGGGCGCCGATCGACGACGTCTGGGCCGCCGTGACGGAGTCCGACCGGCTCGCCCGCTGGATCGGCACCTGGAGCGGCGACCCGGCCGAGGGCGAGGTGACGTTCCAGATGCGCTACGAGGGCGACGACGTCCCGTCCGAGAGGTTCGTCATCGACGAGTGCGAGGCGCCGCACCGCCTGGCGATCACCACCGAGGCGCCGTACGAGGCGGAGCAGGTCACCTGGCACCTCGAGCTCGACCTCGCCGAGGCCGACGGCGTCACCACGCTGACCTTCGCCCAGTCCGTGCCCGACCCTGCGATGGCCGAGAGCGTTGGTCCCGGCTGGGACTACTACTTCGACCGGATGGTGGTTGCCGAGACCGGCGGCGACGTCACTGCGGTGGTCTTCGACGACTACTACCCGGCGCTGTCCGAGCACTACAAGGCTGAGTTCGGTTCCTGA
- a CDS encoding polyamine aminopropyltransferase has protein sequence METVARASSPRGELVLRRRDDGHLELRANGVFVMDTLEHTSERALADHALELADCDSLRVLVGGLGLGFTLGAVLADPRVVRCTVAEIEPDLVGWLRDGTVPHGPALLADSRVDVQIGDVADVLRAAATAYDVVLLDVDNGPDYLVHDTNAALYAEPALVTAQAALAPGGSLVIWSAARASELEHALREVFGNAEEQSYDVPGHGRVGQYFVYAARR, from the coding sequence ATGGAGACCGTCGCGCGCGCGTCCTCGCCGCGCGGCGAGCTGGTGCTCCGGCGCCGCGACGACGGCCACCTCGAGCTGCGCGCCAACGGCGTGTTCGTGATGGACACGCTCGAGCACACCTCGGAGCGGGCGCTCGCCGACCACGCCCTCGAGCTTGCCGACTGCGACTCGTTGCGAGTGCTGGTCGGCGGCCTCGGGCTGGGGTTCACGCTCGGCGCGGTGCTCGCCGACCCGCGCGTGGTCCGCTGCACGGTGGCCGAGATCGAGCCGGACCTGGTCGGCTGGCTGCGCGACGGGACCGTTCCGCACGGGCCGGCGCTCCTGGCCGACTCCCGCGTGGACGTGCAGATCGGGGATGTCGCGGACGTGCTGCGTGCGGCCGCGACGGCGTACGACGTGGTGCTGCTCGACGTCGACAACGGGCCCGACTACCTCGTCCACGACACCAACGCCGCGCTCTACGCCGAGCCAGCACTCGTGACCGCGCAGGCGGCGTTGGCGCCCGGCGGCTCGCTCGTCATCTGGTCCGCGGCCCGCGCGTCCGAGCTCGAGCACGCACTGCGGGAGGTCTTCGGCAACGCCGAGGAGCAGTCGTACGACGTGCCCGGGCACGGCCGGGTCGGTCAGTACTTCGTGTACGCCGCACGTCGCTGA
- a CDS encoding TFIIB-type zinc ribbon-containing protein: MRCPNDETTLVMSERSGIEIDYCPECRGVWLDRGELDKIIDRAASMPGPGAPAPAPQAPQPPPAQQYDRYDDDDRRRQQQHYAPQQGYYGKKKKKESWLSEIFD, translated from the coding sequence ATGCGCTGCCCGAACGACGAGACCACGCTGGTGATGAGCGAGCGGAGTGGGATCGAGATCGACTACTGCCCGGAGTGCCGCGGCGTGTGGCTCGACCGGGGCGAGCTCGACAAGATCATCGACCGGGCCGCGTCGATGCCGGGGCCGGGCGCGCCCGCGCCCGCGCCGCAGGCGCCGCAGCCCCCGCCGGCGCAGCAGTACGACCGCTACGACGACGACGACCGCCGCCGCCAGCAGCAGCACTACGCGCCCCAGCAGGGCTACTACGGAAAGAAGAAGAAGAAGGAGAGCTGGCTCAGCGAGATCTTCGACTGA